gaACCGCATATGAATTTGATCTGTCTCCATTGTTATAGGACatgttattgttaccattattactgtgcatctctctctttttctctttctttgtcattACTATAATTTCATTGTTacttacgacatctattgcacgtctgtccagcctgaagagggatccctcctctgtcgctcttcctgaggtttctaccattttttccctgttatagggtttttttggggggagtttttcctcaggtgatgtgagggtctaagttcagagggatggtgcctgctgtacagccctctgaggcaaactgtgaatcgtgataatgggctttataaataaaattgacttgacttgactttactctgacctctgacctttgacctctgtcctcctccattAGGCCCCATGCTGATGATCACAGAGTACTGTAGTCACGGCGACCTGCTCAACTTCCTGCGGGCACATGCTCACGACTTCATGGCGTCCATTTTGAGCATGGACGAAGTGGAGGGCGCCGTCCTCTATAAGAACATGGCTGCCCAGAGCGCCAGGCTGCGCAGGTAAGCAGGTTTGATACCTGAGCTCAGGGTTAGGGGCTCGAGGGCCCCAACAAAGGACCCGAGGGCCCCTTACTGTGAagctttgtatgaaaaaaaagaagctgtcagacacagagacaaacatcaGGAACAGAGAGGACTGATAACACTACCTGCCCTCACCTGTGCTGATGTCACCATGATGTCactatgtctgtgtgtgtgtgtgtgtgtgtgtgtgtgtgtgtgtgtgtgtgttgcagtgacAGTGGGATCTCGTGCTGTTCAGAGTATCAGGAGATGCAGCCGGTGCTGAGTCCAGGACAAACGTACTCGGGTAAcaacctgaaacacacctgaacacacctgaaacacacccGAATACACCTGAACACACTCAAACTCACCTgcacacacctgaaacacacctgaatTCACCTGAAACACATCCGAACTCACCTgtacacacctgaaacacacctgaacacacctgaaacacactcgaatacacctgaaacacacccgaatacacctgaaacacacctgaataCATCGGAAACGCACCTGAACTCATCTTCACTCACCTGAACACACTTGAAACACATGAACTCACCTGAATACAACTGCAGATATCTTTAATGTTTGTCTGTGAGGTCAaacctctctgtctcactgtctgtctctctttctgtctctcaggtgtgcagacagacagcgtCTCTGTTGGTGACCTCATGAGATTTTCCTACGAGGTGGCTCAGGGTCTTGACTTCCTGTCCACCAGGAatgtaagcacacacacacacacacacacacacacacacacaccatccatccatccatccatccattttcttcctcttatccggggtcgggtcgcgggggcagcagcctaagcagggaaacccagacttccctctccttcgtccagctcttcccgggggatcccgagaCGTTCCCAGgtcagctgtgagacgtagtctctccagtgtgtcctgggtcttccccggggcctcctaccggtgggacgtgccctgaacacctcaccagggaggcgtcctggcggcatcctaattagatgcccgagccacctcatctggctcttctcaacgcggaggagcagcggctctcctccgagctcctcccagatgaccgagcttctcgccctatctctaagggagagcccagccaccctacggaggaagctcatttcggccgcttgtacccgcggtCTTGttcacaagacacacacacacaaacacacacacacacacacacacacacacacacacacacaaatacagacaaacacacacacacacacacacacaaatacagacaaacacacacacacaaatacagacaaacgcaatgacatttaataaaatgaggacacaaactgcaaaaatcaTCAGTTTCAATCAGCAGGAAAACTTCTCTaaaagtgtctctgtgtccacctgtctgtctctgtgtccacctgtctgtctctgtgtccacctgtctgtcgatctctctgtctttctgtcaccccatctgtccgtctgtctgtctgtccatctctctgtccctctgtctgtgtgtccctcagTGTATCCACAGAGACGTAGCAGCGAGGAACGTCCTGCTGACGGATCGCCGTGTTGCAAAGATCTGTGACTTCGGTTTGGCTCGAGACATCCGCAACGACGACAGTTACATTGTGCAGGGAAACGTAAGTTCAGCTCGCCGCCGCCGCTCTGCGTAAACAATAACAACGACGACACCTGTCAATCACAGTCATTGATGGTCTCTGTTATTTTGTAATCAATCACGATCACTGATCGTCTGTTTTGGCAGCTGATCTGGTCCTCTGCTTGGGGGGGGGCGGAGCTGTCTGAGGGGgaaaaattgctttattttcttgaaaGATTTCTGacgatgtgtttttaatttaaaaatgtttttcctttttttgtgtttttttcctttaattttttttaaaaagacattttggtgttttgtttattattattattattatttctaaaacacttttgttttcctcttttaaatattttaccaaattttttgagaatttttaaatttaaattttcagaaattttggCACTAACTAACACTAACACTAACTCAATTGTGACACGTTTAGAAGACAGATCTGAGAGAAGATTAACcctttcctgtctctgtgaCGACCGAGTCAGGTCCAACTAACATCCaccaggacttttattttgacatctccctgtgttttattctgacagGCTCGTCTGCCGGTGAAGTGGATGTCTCCGGAGAGCATCTTCCAGTGTGTCTACACCATCCAGAGCGATGTCTGGTCCTACGGCGTCCTGCTGTGGGAGACCTTCTCTCTGGGTAACCACAgcaacagccaatcacagcacagttcTGAGTCTGAGCCAATCAGATCACAGCTCTGAGTTTCGACGCCTCCATCCCCAACgatgacatcacagctgcatcacctttagatttaaaaaaaaaaagtctaatgtTTTCTGCCCGGCAACAGAGATTGGAGCTGTCTGATTGGCCGACAGCatgtgactctgtctgtgtgtgtgtgtgtgtgtgtgtgtgtgtgtttgtgtgtgtttctacctTCAGGTAAGAGTCCGTACCCAAATGTTGCCGTGGATACCAACTTCTACAAGATGATCCAAGATGGACGCCACATGGACCAGCCGGACTTCGCACCCACAGACAtgtgagtgcacacacacacacacacacacacacacacacacacacacacacacacacgtctgttTAACCCTTCCTTTCTCAGGCTCCATTCAGAAGCtgctcaaaagtttttaaacgtgaagaaaatagttttgatgttttaaaaacaaacatggggAGATTAGAAAATATTTTCGGTTTTTATGAGCTCAGGTAAAATGTCAAGACAACCTTACGTATAATTATTACGATTAACTTTTTTGaagttacagaattattagaattttgaAGCACTTCTGTCATGTaatttcctttctctttttgttgtttttgtttttttattgttttttgtctttaatatgatatttttatatgtttgttgtgtgtttttttaggtaattttcttgtatttcttaCTAATCTCATGCTTATTTCTGGGTcgttcttaagttgctcattgccttctgtccgtgtttttaaagaaatcaagccaattagccCAGGTATGAAAGGGTTGCATAAAGTTTTATTGAATCTGACACACCTGCGCTCTCTGGAATCCaatggtttaaataaagttaatttgaATGATCTCAGGTgtgatttaaataaagttaatttgaATGA
This portion of the Plectropomus leopardus isolate mb unplaced genomic scaffold, YSFRI_Pleo_2.0 unplaced_scaffold4367, whole genome shotgun sequence genome encodes:
- the LOC121939229 gene encoding macrophage colony-stimulating factor 1 receptor 2-like; amino-acid sequence: MLMITEYCSHGDLLNFLRAHAHDFMASILSMDEVEGAVLYKNMAAQSARLRSDSGISCCSEYQEMQPVLSPGQTYSGVQTDSVSVGDLMRFSYEVAQGLDFLSTRNCIHRDVAARNVLLTDRRVAKICDFGLARDIRNDDSYIVQGNARLPVKWMSPESIFQCVYTIQSDVWSYGVLLWETFSLGKSPYPNVAVDTNFYKMIQDGRHMDQPDFAPTDMYELMKVCWSLEPNDRPTFKMIGERIRRLLPSANDTSLHHSEQAAYRNIREEQEEEQEEEEVRGGGALKRGGERHKDRDGDRDRDGDEDRDGDDEDNEEEEPMMKNIYQLS